The Candidatus Binatota bacterium DNA window GGTATGGCCCGTCAGGTGACCGAAGTCGGCTATCGCCTGGCCGTTGCCACCCGGCGAGTCATCATCGGCCAGCTGGTTCATGACGTAACCGGCAAGCTCCGCACCCGAGGATCCCAGCGCCGACATGGTGAGCAGCGCGTGGTTGATGCAGCCCAGCCGCGACGCCACCACGCAGACCACGGGCATGGGCGCGCGGGCGAGGAAATCAATCCAGGTCAACGAGGGCGCCAGGGGCACCAGCAGTCCACCGGCCCCTTCGACCAGCACCAGCTCGTGCTCGTCGGCGAGGGCGCGCACATCGGCGGCCAGCGAGTCGACGTCTACTGTTTCGCCTCGCTCGGCGGCGGCCACCATCGGGGCTGCGGGCAGGCTGTACAAACGACCCGCCACCTGGTCGGGCGACTGCCCGGTGACGCGGGCCAGTGCCCTGCAGT harbors:
- the bioD gene encoding dethiobiotin synthase; amino-acid sequence: MGCLFVTGTDTGVGKTIFSLALLAALRARGVDAVAFKPIETGCSSLPGSSNELVGDDCRALARVTGQSPDQVAGRLYSLPAAPMVAAAERGETVDVDSLAADVRALADEHELVLVEGAGGLLVPLAPSLTWIDFLARAPMPVVCVVASRLGCINHALLTMSALGSSGAELAGYVMNQLADDDSPGGNGQAIADFGHLTGHTPCLGTLTALTPEEILNSGHLARLGEAGLNIDALLAAAHTPVQGG